From the genome of Colwellia psychrerythraea 34H, one region includes:
- the cofH gene encoding 5-amino-6-(D-ribitylamino)uracil--L-tyrosine 4-hydroxyphenyl transferase CofH, whose product MNNYISMVPLSSGGDGSLTALLTSISPKVSDILNKALNDEDISEQEGLVLFDTQGLELDALIATADELRMKTVGNCGTFVITRNINFTNVCNMGCKFCGFAKRKTEAGAELLSMDEIANRAQEAWDRGATEVCIQGGLHPDLKGDHYRNILKAIKTQVPEMHIHAFSPFEIWYGARKSRMSTADFIQDLIDHGLGSMPGTAAEILDVEIRKQLTKDKLSTEQWVDIITTAHKLGLPTTATIMYGHVDSPKHWVEHIGKIRSIQQQTGGFTEFVPLGFVHYESPLYLSNPNVRPGPTPDENIKMHAISRVMLNGWIDNIQASWVKLGPDYATAMLRAGANDIGGTLMNESITRASGGKNGQEIMPADMVMMIEKAGLSAVRRNTLYKSVETFERSSPLEIVKNTCPQTISVVEIAVTEDAALPRVSGGLL is encoded by the coding sequence ATGAATAATTATATTTCAATGGTACCTCTATCGTCAGGTGGTGATGGTTCGTTAACTGCTTTATTAACGTCAATTTCTCCAAAAGTCAGCGACATCCTCAATAAGGCGCTCAATGATGAAGATATCAGTGAGCAAGAAGGATTGGTCTTATTCGATACCCAAGGGCTTGAGCTTGATGCTTTAATTGCGACTGCCGATGAGTTGCGGATGAAGACTGTTGGTAATTGTGGGACCTTTGTGATTACCCGTAATATCAACTTCACCAATGTCTGTAATATGGGCTGTAAGTTCTGTGGTTTTGCCAAACGTAAAACCGAAGCAGGTGCTGAATTGTTGTCGATGGATGAAATTGCAAATCGTGCCCAGGAAGCTTGGGATCGTGGTGCCACTGAAGTTTGTATCCAAGGCGGTTTACACCCAGATCTTAAGGGCGATCACTATCGTAATATTTTAAAAGCTATCAAGACGCAGGTGCCTGAGATGCATATCCATGCATTTTCACCGTTTGAAATTTGGTATGGCGCTCGCAAAAGCAGGATGTCTACAGCAGATTTTATCCAGGATTTAATCGATCATGGGCTCGGATCTATGCCAGGCACGGCGGCGGAAATTCTTGATGTGGAGATCCGTAAACAACTGACCAAGGATAAACTCAGTACTGAACAGTGGGTAGATATAATCACTACAGCTCACAAACTGGGTTTACCAACCACTGCTACCATTATGTATGGCCATGTTGACAGCCCGAAACACTGGGTAGAGCATATTGGTAAGATCCGCAGTATTCAGCAACAAACCGGCGGTTTCACTGAGTTTGTGCCACTGGGATTTGTCCACTATGAATCGCCACTGTATCTGAGCAACCCTAATGTTCGTCCAGGCCCGACGCCAGATGAAAATATCAAGATGCATGCCATTTCACGAGTAATGCTCAATGGCTGGATCGACAACATCCAAGCATCATGGGTCAAACTAGGACCGGATTATGCCACCGCAATGTTACGGGCAGGTGCCAACGATATTGGCGGCACTTTAATGAATGAAAGTATTACCCGGGCCTCCGGCGGTAAAAACGGTCAAGAGATTATGCCAGCCGATATGGTAATGATGATCGAAAAAGCAGGTTTAAGCGCTGTGCGTCGTAATACCCTATATAAATCGGTTGAAACCTTCGAGCGATCTTCACCTCTTGAAATTGTCAAAAATACCTGTCCCCAAACTATTTCTGTGGTGGAAATAGCAGTAACAGAAGATGCTGCTTTGCCAAGAGTTTCTGGAGGTTTGTTATGA
- a CDS encoding Zn-dependent hydrolase yields the protein MLNNKINGQRLWDSLMEMGQIGGTPKGGVCRLALTDLDKEGRDLFVDWCLEAGCTVRVDTMGNIFARRAGKDNSLPPVVMGSHLDTQPTGGKFDGIYGVLSGLEVIRSLNDHNIETLAPVEASVWTNEEGSRFPPAMVASGVFAGVFDLEYGLSRADLDGKTMGDELARIGYAGEVECGNREFKAFFEAHIEQGPILENEKKTIGIVTDAQGQRWYEVTLTGQESHAGPTPMLSRKDALVGAAKIIDQVNRIGLSNQPSACATVGLLQVFPNSRNVIPGEVFFTIDFRHPNDQILAAMDHELRELSQRIADEQGLEMKFEQIWHSPPVPFNKNCVDSVRKAAETSGYSHQDIISGAGHDACYISRVAPTAMVFVPCENGISHNEAENADPADLAAGCDVLFQAVVEQANDA from the coding sequence ATGTTAAATAATAAAATCAATGGTCAGCGTTTGTGGGATAGCTTGATGGAGATGGGGCAAATTGGTGGCACACCCAAAGGTGGTGTTTGCCGGTTAGCTCTGACAGATCTCGATAAAGAGGGGCGCGACCTCTTCGTTGACTGGTGTCTGGAGGCTGGTTGTACTGTTCGTGTTGACACTATGGGTAACATATTCGCCCGACGGGCTGGTAAAGATAATAGTCTGCCACCTGTGGTGATGGGCAGCCACCTAGATACTCAGCCGACGGGCGGTAAGTTTGACGGTATTTATGGTGTATTATCGGGACTGGAAGTGATCCGCAGTTTAAACGATCACAATATAGAGACCCTTGCTCCTGTTGAAGCTTCTGTTTGGACAAATGAAGAAGGATCACGTTTCCCACCAGCGATGGTGGCCTCTGGGGTATTTGCCGGGGTTTTTGATCTTGAGTACGGTCTCAGTCGTGCCGATCTCGATGGTAAAACTATGGGGGACGAGCTTGCCCGCATTGGTTATGCCGGTGAAGTGGAGTGCGGTAATCGTGAATTCAAGGCGTTCTTCGAAGCGCATATCGAGCAGGGACCGATCCTCGAAAATGAAAAGAAAACCATTGGCATTGTGACTGATGCTCAGGGACAGCGATGGTATGAAGTGACACTTACAGGGCAGGAATCCCATGCCGGACCAACGCCGATGCTGAGTCGGAAAGATGCACTGGTAGGCGCTGCTAAGATTATTGATCAGGTTAACCGTATTGGTCTGAGTAACCAGCCTAGCGCTTGTGCGACTGTTGGTCTGTTGCAGGTATTCCCTAATTCGCGCAACGTCATTCCGGGAGAAGTGTTTTTTACAATTGATTTCCGTCATCCCAATGATCAGATTCTGGCAGCAATGGACCATGAACTACGTGAGTTAAGCCAACGAATTGCCGATGAGCAGGGCCTAGAAATGAAGTTCGAGCAGATCTGGCACTCACCACCGGTACCTTTTAACAAAAACTGTGTCGATTCGGTACGGAAAGCTGCTGAAACGTCAGGTTACAGCCACCAGGATATTATCAGTGGCGCTGGTCACGATGCCTGTTATATCTCGCGGGTGGCACCCACCGCTATGGTATTTGTCCCTTGTGAAAATGGTATCAGCCATAATGAAGCCGAAAACGCTGATCCTGCCGATTTAGCGGCTGGCTGTGATGTGTTATTCCAAGCAGTCGTTGAACAGGCTAACGACGCCTAA
- a CDS encoding NAD(P)(+) transhydrogenase (Re/Si-specific) subunit beta, whose product MNFIWIDLLYLVAAVMFITGIKGLTRPKTAVRGNIVAAIGMFIAVVVTLLNSKIVSYELIIAGILLGSLVGAVLAKKMPMTSMPQMVALLNGFGGGASLAIAVASYLVMSVGAEQNNGPLLIASQVAIVLTVLIGGVTLSGSAVALAKLQEWLPGKSIGFPGIKFFNVLLVISALYMGYGLFESPVSGGYLVLLVAIVLVLGVTLVIPIGGADMPVVIALLNAYSGIAAAAAGFIMGNTVLIISGALVGASGLILTQIMCVAMNRSLVNVLFGTIETGSGETMDADEVYGGKVKSSCPDEVAMVLETASRVVIVPGFGMAMAQAQHAVRDLADTLQSQNIEVEYAIHPVAGRMPGHMNVLLAEAEVDYDLMKTMDEANPTFDQTDVVIVIGANDVTNPMAREDKGSPIYGMPILNVDKAKTVVVVKRSLSAGFAGLPNPLFANDNTLMLFGDGKKAIQDLTAAVNKAA is encoded by the coding sequence ATGAATTTTATATGGATTGATTTATTATATCTGGTGGCGGCGGTGATGTTTATCACTGGCATCAAGGGACTAACCCGACCGAAAACTGCAGTCAGGGGAAATATTGTTGCGGCTATCGGAATGTTTATTGCGGTAGTTGTGACACTTCTTAATAGTAAGATCGTCAGTTACGAGTTGATCATCGCAGGTATCTTGTTGGGTTCACTGGTTGGTGCGGTATTAGCTAAAAAAATGCCAATGACTAGCATGCCGCAAATGGTGGCCTTGCTAAATGGCTTTGGTGGTGGTGCTTCGCTAGCCATAGCTGTGGCCAGTTACCTGGTAATGAGTGTAGGTGCAGAACAGAACAACGGTCCTTTGTTGATTGCCTCGCAAGTAGCAATAGTGTTAACCGTATTGATCGGTGGTGTGACACTGTCGGGTAGTGCGGTGGCACTTGCCAAGTTGCAAGAATGGTTACCAGGAAAATCGATAGGGTTTCCCGGGATCAAGTTTTTCAACGTACTGTTGGTAATTAGCGCTTTGTACATGGGGTATGGTTTATTTGAGTCGCCCGTCAGTGGTGGTTATTTGGTGTTATTGGTGGCTATTGTCCTTGTATTGGGGGTTACTCTGGTAATACCTATCGGCGGAGCGGATATGCCGGTAGTAATTGCTTTGTTAAATGCTTATTCCGGTATTGCTGCAGCGGCGGCTGGTTTTATCATGGGAAATACAGTGCTAATAATTTCTGGTGCGCTAGTCGGCGCGTCGGGTCTTATCCTAACCCAAATTATGTGTGTGGCGATGAACCGTTCGTTGGTGAATGTGCTATTTGGTACCATCGAGACTGGTAGTGGCGAAACTATGGATGCTGATGAAGTCTATGGTGGTAAGGTCAAGTCGTCTTGCCCAGATGAGGTGGCTATGGTTTTGGAAACTGCTAGTCGAGTAGTGATTGTTCCAGGATTTGGAATGGCGATGGCACAGGCTCAACATGCCGTAAGGGATCTCGCTGATACACTCCAGTCACAAAATATAGAGGTGGAATATGCCATTCATCCTGTTGCTGGCCGCATGCCTGGTCACATGAACGTACTCTTGGCGGAAGCCGAAGTGGATTATGACCTGATGAAAACCATGGACGAAGCTAACCCCACATTTGATCAGACCGATGTGGTGATCGTAATTGGCGCCAATGATGTAACGAACCCGATGGCGAGGGAAGATAAAGGCAGCCCTATTTATGGTATGCCAATTCTTAATGTCGACAAAGCCAAAACTGTGGTTGTGGTTAAACGTAGTCTCAGCGCGGGATTTGCGGGATTACCCAACCCGTTATTTGCCAATGACAATACTCTGATGTTGTTTGGTGATGGTAAAAAAGCAATTCAGGACTTAACTGCGGCTGTTAATAAAGCTGCATAA
- a CDS encoding Re/Si-specific NAD(P)(+) transhydrogenase subunit alpha — protein MIIGITKEAQANEQRVAMVPKNAAVLIAKGCQVLVESDAGVKAGYTDEDYRTVGAEIVDCRQTLLTRAEVITQVNVSRTQTADEANEFRANQWVIGLMDPLGEPEQAGFLAKQNITSLAMELIPRISRAQSMDALSSMATIAGYKAVLMAASICPRIYPMLMTAAGTLNPARVFIMGAGVAGLQAAATAKRLGGIVEAYDVRPAARDQIISVGAKAIELALDTGAAEGQGGYAKAQGEEFLSRQRELMSEVLAEQDVVITTAAIPGAKSPVLITADMVSRMKRGAVIIDLASERGGNCELTKHGQTIEAHGVTIVGPDNIAGSIPHHASQLYGKNIENLLLQLMTDSGEMVLDFEDEIVQGTLVSHQGTVYHPRLRSLLGLPELINEQEQMTEVA, from the coding sequence ATGATTATTGGAATTACTAAAGAAGCTCAAGCAAACGAACAACGAGTGGCGATGGTGCCAAAAAATGCTGCGGTACTGATAGCCAAAGGCTGTCAGGTGTTGGTGGAAAGTGATGCTGGTGTCAAAGCTGGTTATACAGATGAGGATTATAGGACTGTTGGAGCGGAGATAGTTGATTGCCGCCAGACTCTACTCACCCGCGCCGAAGTCATCACTCAGGTGAATGTCTCACGGACACAGACTGCCGATGAAGCCAATGAGTTTCGCGCAAACCAGTGGGTCATCGGTTTGATGGATCCATTAGGTGAACCGGAACAAGCGGGTTTTTTGGCGAAACAGAATATTACTTCACTAGCTATGGAGTTGATCCCGCGGATCAGTCGGGCACAAAGTATGGACGCTCTTTCCTCGATGGCGACGATTGCCGGGTATAAAGCCGTGTTGATGGCGGCGAGTATCTGTCCTCGAATCTACCCTATGTTGATGACTGCTGCGGGTACCTTAAATCCGGCACGGGTGTTTATTATGGGGGCTGGCGTTGCAGGATTGCAGGCGGCAGCGACCGCTAAACGCCTTGGTGGGATAGTTGAGGCTTACGATGTACGTCCAGCAGCGCGTGATCAGATTATTTCTGTGGGTGCCAAGGCAATTGAACTGGCACTGGACACCGGAGCTGCAGAAGGTCAGGGCGGCTATGCCAAGGCCCAGGGCGAAGAGTTTCTGAGCCGTCAGCGTGAACTAATGAGTGAGGTGTTGGCAGAGCAGGATGTGGTGATCACCACTGCCGCGATCCCTGGCGCAAAATCCCCTGTATTGATCACTGCCGATATGGTCAGTCGGATGAAACGTGGAGCGGTGATCATCGATTTGGCCTCTGAACGAGGTGGTAACTGCGAACTGACAAAACATGGTCAAACTATTGAAGCCCACGGGGTTACGATTGTAGGTCCTGATAATATCGCTGGCAGTATTCCTCATCATGCTAGTCAGTTATATGGAAAAAATATTGAGAATCTGTTGCTGCAGCTAATGACTGACAGTGGTGAGATGGTATTGGATTTCGAAGATGAGATAGTCCAAGGCACTTTGGTGAGTCATCAAGGCACAGTATATCATCCTCGACTTCGGAGCCTACTGGGACTGCCGGAGTTGATTAACGAGCAAGAACAAATGACAGAGGTAGCATAA
- a CDS encoding NAD(P) transhydrogenase subunit alpha — translation MEILVLQIALFVIAVYLGVELITKVPATLHTPLMSGSNAISGITIVGALIAAGAGEGASTMASILGFIAVVLATINVISGFMVTHRMLSMFKKRA, via the coding sequence ATGGAAATTTTAGTCTTACAGATAGCCTTGTTTGTAATAGCTGTTTATCTGGGTGTGGAATTGATCACCAAGGTACCAGCGACACTTCATACACCACTGATGTCCGGCAGTAATGCTATTTCGGGGATCACCATAGTTGGTGCTCTGATAGCAGCGGGTGCTGGGGAGGGGGCATCCACAATGGCGTCTATATTGGGTTTTATCGCTGTTGTATTGGCGACGATTAATGTGATCAGCGGGTTTATGGTAACTCACCGTATGCTAAGCATGTTTAAGAAGAGGGCATAA
- the cofC gene encoding 2-phospho-L-lactate guanylyltransferase: MRTNIVIPMKDPQLSKTRLDPQLSSRQRQALALSMFKTTLSFFNKYFPQHHLLVVTASEFISDIACTYGASVLIETKLGLRQAVESAARWSLNNDFQSQLLIPADIAELDYREFERLLMIYRPVPSVLLCPAFDLGTNALLTTPPNAIPFLYGIDSSLAHQRVAQERDIVCQVIKLPALALDIDTPDDLELLALLSSPVTQELNKLCKTA; the protein is encoded by the coding sequence ATGAGAACCAATATTGTCATACCCATGAAAGATCCGCAGTTGTCTAAAACTCGATTAGATCCACAACTGAGCAGCCGACAGCGCCAGGCACTGGCGCTGTCGATGTTTAAAACTACTTTGTCATTTTTTAATAAGTATTTTCCCCAGCATCACTTGTTGGTGGTGACAGCTTCTGAGTTCATATCTGATATCGCCTGTACCTATGGTGCATCGGTATTGATAGAAACTAAGCTGGGCTTACGGCAGGCTGTTGAAAGTGCCGCCCGCTGGAGTCTTAATAATGATTTTCAGTCACAACTGTTAATCCCCGCGGATATTGCCGAGCTCGATTACAGGGAGTTTGAACGGCTGTTGATGATTTACCGTCCAGTGCCGTCAGTTTTATTATGCCCTGCATTTGATCTAGGTACTAATGCATTGCTGACTACGCCACCTAATGCGATCCCGTTTTTATACGGTATTGACTCTAGTCTCGCCCATCAAAGGGTGGCACAGGAGCGGGATATAGTTTGCCAGGTGATTAAGTTACCTGCATTAGCGTTAGATATTGATACCCCAGACGATTTAGAGTTGTTGGCACTATTGTCAAGTCCAGTTACTCAGGAGTTAAATAAATTATGCAAAACAGCGTAA
- the cofE gene encoding coenzyme F420-0:L-glutamate ligase — translation MQNSVTIQTIDGIGDIQPGDDLAQILISAMDKTELYIEDGDILVIAQKVVSKAEDRYVALKDIIPSTEALALANKVNKDPRKIEVILAESKGVLRAVIHAGQSEGIVITEHNLGFVCANAAVDESNIDQKDTLLLLPVDPDASARALRDRLEEAYGVRVGVVITDTFGRPWRMGLVNVAIGLAGVPAKVDLAGEKDAFGRPLAVTAPALADELAAASGLLMAKDGKKPALIFKGVNWQSEVSSALDLVRPLKEDLFR, via the coding sequence ATGCAAAACAGCGTAACAATTCAAACCATCGACGGTATTGGTGATATTCAACCGGGCGATGATCTGGCGCAGATTTTAATAAGCGCCATGGACAAAACGGAGCTTTATATTGAAGACGGGGACATTCTAGTCATTGCCCAGAAAGTGGTATCCAAAGCAGAGGATCGTTATGTCGCTCTCAAAGACATTATCCCATCGACAGAGGCTCTGGCTCTGGCGAATAAGGTCAACAAGGATCCGCGTAAAATTGAGGTCATTCTTGCTGAGTCAAAAGGTGTTTTGCGAGCGGTAATACATGCAGGGCAATCAGAAGGCATTGTTATCACTGAGCATAATCTAGGGTTTGTCTGCGCCAATGCGGCGGTAGATGAATCTAATATCGACCAGAAAGACACTTTGCTACTCTTGCCTGTTGATCCAGACGCTAGTGCTCGTGCTTTACGTGACCGTCTAGAAGAAGCCTATGGCGTAAGGGTTGGAGTGGTGATCACCGATACTTTTGGCCGACCATGGCGCATGGGGCTAGTGAATGTAGCCATTGGCCTAGCTGGTGTCCCTGCGAAAGTGGATTTAGCTGGTGAAAAAGATGCTTTTGGCCGCCCATTAGCAGTCACCGCTCCGGCACTAGCTGATGAACTGGCCGCCGCGTCTGGTTTATTGATGGCAAAAGATGGTAAAAAACCGGCACTCATTTTTAAGGGGGTTAACTGGCAATCAGAAGTGAGTTCAGCCCTCGATTTAGTTAGACCATTAAAAGAGGATTTATTTAGATGA
- the npdG gene encoding NADPH-dependent F420 reductase — protein MKIAILGGTGPQGRGLALRLAKAGVDVVLGSRDAARADEIAIELNQIIKPSSDELGVISGANNEDAVDAADKMVVLAVPYSAHNTTLEAIKAQLADKILVDIVVPLAEGNPKAVDMPAEGSVTEEAQALLGDDIPVVGALHNVSAHTLNKLDQAINCDILVCGNDLAAKEQVIALIQRMDVCAYNVGPAVNARCVEAITPMLIRLNISKKVPFTHSGLKIWAPGT, from the coding sequence ATGAAAATAGCAATTTTAGGTGGTACTGGTCCCCAGGGACGAGGTCTTGCATTACGCTTGGCAAAAGCAGGTGTTGATGTTGTGTTGGGTTCTAGGGATGCAGCACGCGCTGATGAAATAGCCATTGAGCTCAATCAAATTATTAAACCTTCAAGTGATGAACTGGGTGTTATCTCCGGTGCAAATAATGAGGATGCGGTAGATGCAGCCGATAAGATGGTTGTTCTAGCGGTGCCATATAGCGCGCACAATACCACTTTAGAGGCCATCAAAGCACAGCTGGCCGACAAGATCTTAGTGGATATCGTTGTGCCACTGGCTGAAGGTAATCCTAAAGCGGTGGATATGCCGGCTGAAGGCTCGGTGACCGAAGAGGCTCAGGCGCTGCTAGGTGATGATATTCCTGTGGTAGGAGCACTGCACAATGTGTCTGCTCATACCCTCAACAAACTCGACCAGGCGATCAATTGCGATATCCTGGTTTGTGGTAACGATCTAGCAGCTAAAGAGCAGGTCATTGCTCTTATCCAGCGAATGGATGTGTGTGCGTATAACGTAGGTCCGGCGGTGAATGCCCGTTGTGTAGAGGCTATTACGCCGATGCTGATCCGTCTTAATATTTCCAAAAAAGTACCGTTTACCCATTCAGGTCTTAAAATTTGGGCGCCTGGTACTTAA
- the cofD gene encoding 2-phospho-L-lactate transferase, with the protein MSHSTMKILLLSGGVGGAKMAEGLYHSEYGNELSVIGNVADDMLFHGLWVSPDIDTLTYTLADLIDTKKGWGLKDETTNTLEALERLGCDTWMYLGDKDFATHIYRTQQKQSGIRPSVIAKHIAKQLGVTANILLPTDQVIQNRIHTEQGWLDFQSYFVKKGCQPEILDIFVSGIEDAQPTPESLKAINEADLIIIAPSNPIVSINPIVNVPGIRAALKSSKAPVVAVSPMINGKTVKGPADRMMAAMNFSSDVLGVANCYQGLIDGFVIDIEDQQFTSVLEASGLKVMVAQTLMKNRIDKVSLAENVVAEMSTKFGLKCGTQLAEEV; encoded by the coding sequence ATGAGCCATTCAACGATGAAAATTTTGCTGTTATCCGGTGGTGTCGGTGGCGCCAAAATGGCCGAAGGTCTGTATCACAGTGAATATGGAAACGAGCTGTCAGTGATAGGTAATGTAGCCGACGATATGTTATTTCATGGTCTGTGGGTCTCCCCTGATATTGATACCCTTACTTATACACTAGCGGATCTGATTGATACTAAAAAGGGTTGGGGCCTAAAAGACGAAACGACCAATACCCTTGAAGCACTTGAGCGTCTGGGCTGTGATACCTGGATGTACTTGGGCGATAAAGATTTTGCTACCCATATATACCGCACCCAACAGAAACAATCAGGCATTCGACCGTCGGTGATAGCCAAGCATATTGCTAAGCAGCTTGGTGTGACCGCCAATATATTGTTACCTACCGATCAGGTGATTCAAAATCGTATCCATACAGAGCAGGGTTGGTTAGATTTTCAGAGTTACTTTGTCAAAAAGGGCTGTCAGCCGGAGATCCTTGATATTTTCGTGTCGGGCATTGAAGATGCGCAACCTACTCCAGAATCACTGAAAGCCATCAACGAAGCCGATCTGATCATCATTGCGCCGAGTAATCCCATTGTCAGTATCAACCCCATTGTGAATGTGCCGGGGATTCGAGCGGCACTAAAATCTTCCAAAGCCCCTGTGGTAGCGGTATCACCAATGATTAATGGCAAGACGGTTAAAGGTCCTGCTGATCGAATGATGGCTGCGATGAACTTTAGCAGCGATGTCTTGGGGGTAGCGAACTGTTATCAGGGGTTGATTGACGGTTTTGTTATTGATATCGAAGACCAACAATTTACCTCTGTACTTGAAGCAAGTGGTCTGAAGGTGATGGTGGCACAAACGTTGATGAAAAACCGCATAGATAAGGTTTCTCTTGCTGAAAACGTGGTAGCCGAAATGAGCACAAAATTTGGGCTTAAATGCGGTACTCAATTGGCAGAGGAGGTTTAG
- a CDS encoding TIGR03842 family LLM class F420-dependent oxidoreductase has product MDFGITFKGFVSPERARSLVKQAEDAGFTHCWFYDSHVLWRECYPAIAMCMEHTSKISFGPCVTNPNSRDWSVAASLFASLALQSKGRFHVGLGRGDSAMRVMGKKPANLARVAEFTTKVKAMVRGDEVQYGDSPEAVKLPWAEGYELPVYIGAYGPKALKTAGEVGDGVVIQIAEPSLVKWFADQAIKAGVEAGRDMSKFEVIASAPAYVGDMDYCVEATKWFPAMVGNHVADIVEKYGAHSGLVPESLTAYIEQRKGYDYSKHGQSDNPYLDFISKEIVESFCVLGDMDQHVTKIKELEEAGTTQFNVYLDNGDEEKIIENYGKHIIPLFR; this is encoded by the coding sequence ATGGATTTTGGTATTACTTTCAAAGGGTTTGTAAGCCCCGAACGTGCACGTAGTTTGGTCAAACAGGCAGAAGACGCAGGATTTACACATTGCTGGTTTTACGATTCACACGTGCTGTGGCGCGAATGTTATCCGGCCATTGCGATGTGTATGGAACACACCTCTAAAATAAGTTTTGGTCCTTGTGTGACTAATCCAAACTCACGTGACTGGTCAGTGGCCGCGAGTTTATTCGCCAGCCTTGCGCTGCAAAGTAAGGGGCGTTTTCATGTTGGTCTGGGTCGTGGCGATAGCGCTATGCGAGTTATGGGGAAAAAACCGGCTAACCTGGCCCGTGTTGCTGAATTCACTACTAAGGTGAAAGCAATGGTCCGTGGTGACGAAGTTCAGTACGGCGACAGTCCTGAAGCAGTGAAATTACCATGGGCAGAAGGTTATGAGTTGCCGGTATACATTGGTGCCTATGGTCCTAAAGCGTTGAAAACCGCTGGTGAAGTAGGTGACGGTGTTGTTATCCAAATCGCAGAACCATCACTGGTAAAATGGTTTGCAGATCAAGCAATTAAAGCTGGTGTAGAAGCGGGACGTGATATGTCTAAGTTTGAAGTTATTGCTTCTGCACCTGCCTATGTGGGGGACATGGATTATTGTGTCGAAGCCACTAAATGGTTCCCTGCTATGGTGGGTAATCATGTAGCTGATATCGTTGAAAAATATGGAGCTCACAGTGGTCTTGTTCCTGAAAGTCTGACGGCTTACATCGAACAACGTAAGGGTTACGACTACTCAAAACACGGTCAGAGTGATAACCCATATCTGGATTTTATTTCTAAAGAGATTGTTGAGAGTTTCTGCGTTCTGGGTGATATGGATCAGCATGTCACTAAGATTAAAGAGCTTGAAGAAGCGGGTACTACCCAGTTCAACGTTTACTTGGATAACGGTGATGAAGAGAAAATTATAGAGAACTACGGTAAACATATCATCCCGTTGTTCCGTTAA